GAGCTAGCATGGCTACAATtggacgaatggcctctccctgcgcTGTGAGTTATGGTCCTGGAATAGAATTTGTTATCGGAGAGCCTCGAACTCATATTCATGGTCCTGAACTTATTCCTTCAATTTTTCATCATCTAGAAGTAAGTTGTTGAAAATGCTCTTTGATATTTCAGCTCAAGGTTTCATTATCTCATCAGATACTGCTCTGGTTTGGGAATGGATGAAGTTATAGAGGAAAGGAGATTGTGCGGTCCAATTTGTTAATACATTGCCCTTAAATTCCTGAAGCCCAGATTATGGGATGAAAATCTATCACCGTTGATGGGCGTTGAGAATCCTAAATTAACTGATTGAGTTTCCAATCAATTTTCAATGGGCGTGACACCAAGAATACTGTCTCTAAATGCATTCATCAAATTGTAATCTTATTTGGGAAGTCCACAATAATAGATGTTTTGAAAGTGGAAACTAATCACACCACTGAACAtgggatgagaatggaaggatgATATTAATTTAAGGCAGATTGGAGAGAGCTTTGCTGTACATATGCCTTATTATACTGTTGAAAAGGAAGTTCTGGACACAGCAACAACTGCCCAGCTTATTTCCCAAGTACTAACATCCCTCCTCTTGTACATAGAagtttaaaagaaaagaaaacttgctTATATATTATCCTTTTGTATAACTTTGGAATTGAATCAataggagcagcacggtggcacagtggttagcactgctgcctcacagctccagtgatccgggtttgattcccggcttgggtggccgtctgcgtggaatttgcacgttctccccgtgtctgcatgggtttcctccgggtgctccggtttcctcccacagtccaaagctgtggggGTCAGGTTgatgggctatgctaaatttcccaaagtgtccagggatgtgtaggttcgagggactggcggggtaaatgtgtggggttgtggggatagggcctggggtgggattgttgtcagtgcagactcgatgggctgaatggcctccttctgcactggcgaGTTTCTATGATAATCATCGAACCGAGAGGCAAGAATGTTGCAGCTGACTGGAAGAAAATGCATTACTCAGAGTTGGCCATGATCTCCCATTCgaaagaaataaaattaatcagcagttttaaaaaatagttAGTCAGAGTTTGAGCAAAACGTTAGCGTTCACTTTttgtcaagttttaaagtttatttattagtatcatcagtaggctcacattaacactgcaatgaagttactgtgaaaatccccgagtcgccacactccggcgcctgttcgagttacactgagggagaatttagcatggccaatgcaccctaaccagcatatctttcagactgtgggaggaaaccggagcacccgtaggaaactcacacagacacagggagactccgtacagacagtaacccaagtcgggaatcgaacctgggtccctgacgctgtgaggcagcagtgctaaccactgtgccaccgtgtggtggCAGGTTATATTTTAGAACTGAACTTTCTGGGGCCACACACCTTGTGCCACTTTGGCAACTTCAAAATTCAACTAAAACGGCAACTGATTTCTTTAAGAGGTGACACTATACTATCCAGTacaaagtctcacagcaccaggttaaagtccaacaggtttatttggaatcatgagctttcggagcactgctccttcatcacctgattaacattaacctggcgttgtgtgacttcttaccatACCCgccctagtccaacaccggcatctacacatcatggctatcatgctccttaatcaggtgactcacccaaggaaggagcagcgctccgaaagctcgtgataccaaataaacctgttggactttaacctggtgttgtgggacttctcacTGAGATCAAAGCTTAGTGCAGTGGGTAAaatggactgacgtatgaggagagattgactaggttaggattgttttcactggaggtcagatgaatgagggggggatctcagagacttataaaattctaacaggacgagacagggcggatgcagggaggatgttcctgatggtgggagtgtccagaactaggggtcacagtctgaggattcggggcagACCATTTAGTACGAAaccaggagacatttcttcacccaaagaatggtgagccctgtggaattcattaccgcggGAAGgtgttgatgctaaaacattaaatgcattcaagaggtgactcgatctagcacttgggacgaatgggataaaaaggttatggggagaaagcaggattaggctatggagttggacaatcagccatgatcacaatgaatggcggagcaggctcgaagggccaaattgaCTCTTCCTGTCTTACCTTCCATGCTTCTATGACAAAGTTTTGTCTCGACTTGTGTTCCACACAAATActagatagttccatgggtacgattggtttagagggatatgggccaaatgcgggcaattgggattagcttaggggttttaaaaaagaaagggcagcatggacaagttgggccgaagggcctgttgccatgctgtaaacatcaatGACTCCAAGTAATTGTTCATTTTCCACAGGCCTTCAGAAGTTGCAATAGCATCGTATTTAAAACCAAGGAGATTTCAAATAATGGGACTTTAGTTTAGCTTTTCGATAGTGTAATTCCTATTACAGAGAAAACTAGTTCCAGTGATGCAATGGATATAAACACCAACATTATTTGTTTAGCAACAAAGATATTGATGTGTGAAGCCGatgacaaccatttcagaatATACATTTGTACTTGGGTATTAGCTGCCAGCTAAACACTTTACATGAGCATAGCAAGATTGATTCAATGGCCCTAACTTCaccaagacagatgaactcattTCAATCGTTTTGTCAAAACCCACAATAAAGGCTTTAAACAAAAAAATTTTGCTGTAAACACAAACAATTCCAAAGCTGAAATTAAGGGTTGAATCCAATTGTTTAATCATCTCCTCTTGGCACAATGACAATGGTATGAAGTAAAAGAGACTGAACAAAACCATGACAGTACAATGCATTTAATGCAATGAGCTTTTGATACTCAGTTTGCAGAACTTTCTGAGATGCAGATTAAGTGAGATTTATTGTGCCGATGAAAATATTGCAGCAGCATTGTAAGAAGAGTATTGAACAGGGGAGCCATGAAGTTGCAGGATTGGAATCGCAGAGCAAGGGGCACTCCCGTTCCTGATGTTAGTTTTACCTTTCTTTCACCCCTCTCTAATATAGCATCAATATCTTCGTCTGTAATGTCGCTCTCTTTAGAAGCAAATACGTGGGTAGCACCGTGACGAATCATCTGCAGCATTTCATCTTTCCCCAGCTTATTGAGATTCTGATCGACTAACCTTCCTGAAAGAATTCAGTCTCGATGTTAAGAaattgtaaagaacaaagaaaattacagcacaggaaaaggcccttcggcccctccaagcctgcactgaccatgctgccccgactgaactaaaaccccctacccttccggggaccagatccctctattcccatcctattcatgtatttatcgagacgccccttaaaactcacgtccatatctgcttccactaccttccctggtagcgagttcgaggcacccaccaccctctgtgtaaaaaacttgcctcatacatctcctttgaaccttgcccctcacacgttaaacctatgccccctagtaattgattcttccaccctgggagaaagcttctgactatcccttctttccatgcccctcataatcttgtagacttctatccggtcgcccctcaacctccatcgttccagtgagaacaaaccaagtttctccaacctctcctcatagctaatgccctccataccagggcaacatcctggtatggagggcattaaactTGTAGTAATGGAAGAGACGGGTTCACATGTTAATAAATAGACGCACAAGGGCGATAGTGGAAACTATTGAGCCCACTTTGTTGCACAGCGTACTTTAACTGGCTGTTCACACACTGTGGAAGATTGCAGAGGGTTTCATGTTCATTTTTGCATTTTTTAGGACTATTTCACCAAAAGTCAGGAACACATATGCCAGATTGCACAGTTCCAGGTGGTAGGTCCCAATCTATTGTAATGAtaattcattttaaaatcattgacgatTAGAGAAGTTAGCTGTGAAAATATtgaagtttaattttaaaatgttctgcggtatttagaacatagaacatagaaagccacagcacaaacaggcccttcggcccacaagttgcgccgatcacatccccacctctaggcctatctatagccctcaatcccattaaatcccatgtactcatccagaagtctcttaaaagaccccaacgagtttgcctccaccaccaccgacgtcagccgattccactcacccaccaccctctgagtgaaaaacttacccctgacatcccccctgtacctaccccccagcaccttaaacctgtgtcctctcgtagcaaccatttcagcccttggaaatagcctctgagagtccaccctatccagacccctcaacatcttgtaaacctctatcaggtcacctctcatccttcgtctctccagggagaagagaccaagctccctcaacctatcctcataaggcatgccccccaatccaggcaacatccttgtaaatctcctctgcaccctttcaatggcttcaacatctttcctgtaatgaggtgaccagaactgcgcgcagtactccaagtggggtctaaccagggtcctataaagctgcagcatttcaTCTTTGAAAAAGAACAGGTTACTGAGGGAGTATCCAAtgtattcacaatccccaacacaaAGCTTTAACATCCGTGCCATAACTCAGTCAGAGAAAAGAATGCAAGATAAAATTCTGGAGTGAAGGCTGGGAATGATTAACACTTCTCATGGGACCCCAAAGGTTCAACGCTGCCATTTAAAGTTAATACCTCAAAGCACCGAAATATACTGAGGAAATAtactgggaaaactttaagaaacaacaaagaacgacgaagaaagcaataaagaaaggaaagataggttatgaagctaggctagctctaaatataaaaaaaatgacagtaaaagcatttacaaatatataaaaaggaatagagtggctcgagtgaatgttggacccttggaggacgagaggggggatttaatagtgggaaatgaggaaatggctgaaactttaaatagttttttgtgtcggtcttcacggtggaagacacaaatagtttaccgaatagtaacgatagagggttggtaggaggagaggtacgcaatacaattaatgtttccAGGGAgtcagtgcttggtagactaacgggactgaaggtggacaaatgcaaggttattcactttggaggaaataatagcaaattggattattatccaaatggaaaaagATTGCAACAtgatactgtgcaaagggacctgggggtccttgtgcatgagacgcaaaaacccagtctgcaggtgcaacaggtgatcaagaaggcaaatgggatgttggcctatatcgcaagggggatggaatataaaagcagagatgtcttgctgcatctgtgcaggacattggtgaggccacagctggaatactgtgtgcagtattggtccccttaattgtggaaggatatattggccttggagggagtgcagagaaggttcaccaggttgataccaaagatgaggggtgttgattatgaggagagactgaacagattgggtttgtactcgttggaatttagaaggctgaggggggatgttatagagacctataagataatgaaggggctagatagggtcgaggtggagagattctttccacttggaaaggaatctagaactagaagagcacagcctcaaaataaaggggggtcagtttaggacagagttgaggaggaactttttctctcagagggtggtgaatctctggaattctctgcccactgaggccaGAGAAAACAAAGGAAGCACCTGGACCTATTTAATTATTTCTCAGATGCATTGATTGCAATCCAGTAACTGGCTGGTGGATCAATGAAGCAATTGAGAAACTTGCCACTTCACACTGGAGGGAATTAGAATCACCACTGTGTTTGTGGATTGGAGTCAAGTACTGACAGATGCTCTTCCCTGAAGCATATTAGTGAAGCAGCTGAACAATTGGGGAGCCCTGCTCCCTTTTGCTGCTCACTATAAACTTTAATTCAAACTTCGCAAatgagtgagatttgaattcataaGCCCTTGGTGCACGAGGCAATCACGAAGCACTTATTAAAATCCGTGCATCAGTTGTTTTGTGTGAAACTGAATCACGGAAGGCAGTTCCTGACAGTGACACCTCAGCATTACTGAAACTTAAAATGGATTTCATTTCCAAACTCTCAATTGGATTTGGAAGTTAATTGGTGAGGAACAAGATGCCCAGTCAGCTGAAATCATACCACGCCAATTCTGAAAACAACCGCACGCTCCATTCAAATAAAGAGAAGCAAACTGAAGGCCTTTGCTGAAATATTTCCACCAGTTCAGTCGAGTGGAGTTTTAAATAAACCATGGGAGCAACACACGGAAGATTTGAGGGGGTATCAGTGGCAGTAAAATACCAAATGTCGCTTGATCAGTGCACTTGGATGTTAAAACCAGCTACAATAGTTATATATTCAACAGTACGTGGCTTTCAGAACACAAATACCTAATCGCTCAGTAACTTACCACAGCTTGGAGATCTACCTGAGGGTTCAAGTCTGAGTCGTACAGGATTACTACATCTGCCGTGGCTAGATTTATACCAAGACCCCCAGCGCGTGTGCTTAACATGAAGATAAACTTTGAGCTCCCAGGACTATTGAAAGCAGAAATAGAATCctggagggatgagagagaaaagttaagccagaattgaacaagCGATTGGGACCAGTCTTTTTACTAATTGTTggaaagtttcatttttaaaaatacaaatagatGCTAGATTCAAATTGAATATTCATATTTCTTGTTTGAAAACCTTGAGTCAGTTTTGTAACCTTAAGTCTCGAATTCTTACTTAGATAATAGAGCCTCAGATCAATTTAAGAGGTTGGAACTTTCCTCAAACAAGCTCAGTTTTGAAAGCACAGGGCAAGAAACATACTTGTCTCTCCTCATGCGGTGTCTGTCCATCCAGTCTACAATCCTCGTAGTTTCTCCACATACAATAATCTTCCAAGATATCCAGCACCCTGGTCATTTGGCTGAAGATCAACACCCGGGAACCTGTGgaaaagaagatcattcatcaggGTAATCGGTTGATCAGTAGCCAAGAACACAGCGCAGATACACAAATGCTTCAAAAACCTACATCTACTGATGTGGATAATGGAAACCAAATTTCACTGGTAACTTGCAGGATGCAGAGTAATCTCGTAAACTAGTTATAGTACAGGAGGCATAAATGAACACACATAACCAACTCCAATTTTATAATTCATACAATGTGAACTGTCCATGTGACCCAGCTGCCTTGATTGATGGGAATGATTTCAAAGGGTTTATATTCCAGGTGGATTCCAGACGGTGCTGCAGTTTGGGCAGCAAAAATTAAACCCTAATCAAAAAATAGCTGCAATCCCAAACCATGTAATTATCCCATTCACCTTCTCCCAACACGTTCGCCCCCAATTTTCAGAATATTTGGCTCCTGTAACTATTCCCCCGGAAGGAGGATGGGGCCCATCAAGCATTGCAGAGGCCTGTGATCCAACTCTCCTCATGAAGAATATTTGATGCTAAATCGGCCAGTTTTTGGGAGCCCCCAGCCCCAGTGGATGGCGTGTGGCAGGCCAGAATGACTAAAACAGGATGCGATTTCAGATCAAGACACACCATTGTTTTAAACAGTCACTAAAACTTGTGAAATAAAAGCTAATTAGATGGAagcaaagttctggaaatactcagcaggtcaggcagcatctgtggagaggggagtTCTGAAGAGTCAGAGTTGACCCTTCGCTGATGCTACCAGATtagttgagtattttcagcagttTTTAACTCATTAAAACCTGTGCTGATTTGTAACCCAAAACATCACAGCGTGCAATCTGCTGTACCTTGCTGCAcaggtcaaatgctgccatggtGTCATCAGTCatcattttcaaattcttttgCAAACATCGTCGTGGAAATCCTTGCATGCTTACGAAGGATAAACATCACAAACCCCTTTCATTTCCTAAAAATCCTGTTCTATTTTTGATCAGTCTGCAGCACAGGTACAGTACTGCTCCAGAGCATGACAAAGTCTGACATCGGACTCGGAAATGCACAAATAACCATGCAGGCGGTTGTTTACAGCCAATCTATACACCAggatgtttgattttccactccaCCGGATTTCCTTATATATGGATCGGACTACACAGTAGTTTTTGTTCAATTCCTCCTGGTCTCCAGAGTCTCAACGAATTTGGTCATGGATTCGAGTTCGAGCGACTGGCATGCTCTTTGAATTTCCAATCGAATCTGAATCCAAACCTACATCCTCCCAAAGTGGGAACATTAACATTAAGCTAATTCTTAATCCATTGAGACGATGTCATCTATTTCACAAAGCGTGAACTTTATTACTATATTTACTCTCGAATCACAGATTTGTTGAACATATTCTAAAACCTAATTTGCATTGTGTTTTAGTTTGGTTATCTCCTTAAGGAGATCTCAGTAAGCTTCTTTGCCTGTCCTACTATAACTAACACCATTGCTGATTCCAGAGTTTATTACATATTAATTTATAACACATTTTGgaatattttcaattaatttccCTTTACGGCCTGACAATCGTTAATGTGGGCCTTAGGCCTTATGttggccaccccccaccccgtccgaGCTACTCAGGTATCCACGAAACTATCAAATCACTCCATGTCTCCTTCCTATAGAAAGATTGaaagacagaaagggaaacagaagccTTGACCAGGCCTGCGGCTGACCTTGCTCCTTCACTTTCGGCAGCAGTTTGTCCAGTACCCCCATTTTGCCACTGTTAACTACcaggtgagtgtcagtggtgtAAGGTGGGCCAGGTTCAGCTCCGTCAAACAGATAGGGGTGGTTGCAGCACTTGCGCAGTTGCATCAGTCTATTCAATAGACGCATTTTGTCCATTTTCCCTGAGGAGTTCAGGATGTCAATATCCTTCATTAATATCCTGGTGTACCTGtcagcaaggccagaattaaaactCATCACACCAACTTGGAgataaattcatttttttaatggaGCTCAACAGAAAGCAATTACAACCTAAAATGAATGCTTTGTTCTATAGGTGCCTCGGACAAAGTCTAGGATCCACATTCCAACCCCTCTCACCTACCAGGGAACAGGGTGCTCCATCTAAGCCTCACAGATATAGAAACCCATATC
This genomic stretch from Mustelus asterias unplaced genomic scaffold, sMusAst1.hap1.1 HAP1_SCAFFOLD_323, whole genome shotgun sequence harbors:
- the LOC144486369 gene encoding SWI/SNF-related matrix-associated actin-dependent regulator of chromatin subfamily A member 5-like, with translation MTRATCCSLQDFDSWFDTNNCFEDQKLVERLYMVLRPFLLPHIKAEVEKSLPPKKEVKMYVGLSKMQREWYTRILMKDIDILNSSGKMDKMRLLNRLMQLRKCCNHPYLFDGAEPGPPYTTDTHLVVNSGKMGVLDKLLPKVKEQGSRVLIFSQMTRVLDILEDYCMWRNYEDCRLDGQTPHEERQDSISAFNSPGSSKFIFMLSTRAGGLGINLATADVVILYDSDLNPQVDLQAV